DNA sequence from the Paenibacillus physcomitrellae genome:
GACTTGCATCGTTCAGCTTCAAACATTGTTGGTCTCCTCTCCCGTGCTTCAGTACGAAGTTAGTATATCCGTAATCTGTGTTAGTTGCAAGCACAGTTTAAAAATTTAGAGGAATGTCCGTCTTAAAAAGACCTCTGCTCGGCACAGGAAGCTAGTGCGGCAGAGGCCTCTTTAAATTAAAACATTATTCGCCTGCATTCTGGGCGGGAACCGGTTGGACCTGCTTTTCGGCTGCCTTAGGAGGTCTCCATTTGACACTGCGCCGCAAGAACAGCGAGAAGAACAGTCCGCCGATGGCGATCCAGGTCGCTACAATAAAGGCGTCATTAATTCCTCCGATGGAGGAATCCCGCAAAGCCAGACTGTAGACGGTTTGGATAGCCGTTGCCTGAGCGGTTTCCGGAGGGAGTCCGCCCATGGTGGACAAGACTTGCCCGAGCTCATTTACATTTTGAACAGCTGATGGGTTGTTTGTGGTCAGGGTATTGCTGAAATTGCCCATATGAACGGTGGAACGGGTCGTCATGATCGTAACCAGCAAAGCCGTGCCAATGGATCCGGCGATTTGCCGGACCGTATTGGACATGGCGGTTCCGTGGCTGCCGAGATGCCGCGGCAGCTGATTGAGCCCTTCGGTCTGGACGGACATCATCAGCAGAGACATGCCGAAGCTTCTTATCGTGTACAGAGTCATAATCGATCCATAAGTTGTCTCCGAAGTCAGTTTGCTGAATTCGTAAGTTGTGACAGCTGTGATCAGAAGACCTATAATGGCCAGCGGTCTGGCGCCGATCCGGTCGAATATACGCCCCGAAATCGGAGACATGATCCCCATCAGGATAGCGCCAGGCAGCAGCAGCAAACCAGACTGCAGCGGTGTAAAGCTGCGTATGTTCTGCAGGTAGAGCGGGAGCAGCAGCATGCCGCCGAACATAACCATGTTAACGGTAGCGCCTACCAGGGTGGAGATCGTAAAAATATCGTATTTAAACACCCGGAACTCCAGCATCGGTTTCTCCAGACCCAGCTCACGAAGGACAAAGAACAAAATAAACAGTCCGCCTATAATCAAGGACAGAACGACGGTGGGGCTTGACCAGCCATCGCTGCCGGCGGAGCTGAAGCCATACAGCAGCGCACCAAACCCGATTGTGGAGAAAACGGTGCCAAGCGTGTCGAATTTGGGGGAGGACAGCTTGGATACGTTACGCAGCCAAGCAAAAGCGAGCAGAATATCCAGAGCGGTCAGCGGGATGACCATGATAAACAAGATGCGCCACGTATAGTGTTCCACAATCCAGCCGGAAAGCGTAGGCCCAATCGCAGGGGCAAACATCATGGCAATACCCATGGTGCCCATAGCGGCGCCCCTTTTCTCAGGCGGGAATACCGTCAGGAACACGTTCATAACAACCGGCATGATGATGCCGGCGCCGCTGGCCTGAATGATCCGGCCGATCAGGATGATGCTGAAGGTTGGACTGACAGCGCAGATGATCGAGCCGATGCCGAACAGCAGCATGGAGCAGATAAACAGCATTCTCGTCCCGAAGGATTCGATCAGGAACGCCGTAATCGGAATCAGCACGCCGTTAACCAGCATATAGGCGGTGGACAGCCACTGCACCGTTGTCGCGGAGACATTAAAGTCGGTCATCAGGTGCGGGATCGCCACGTTCAGCAGCGTCTGGTTCAGGATGGAGATAAAAGCTCCAAGCATCAAAACCGACAGCGTTTTGCCCATTGAGATTTGTGCCATAAATGCCCCCTAAATGTGCACGCGGACGGAGGCATTCATTCCCGGAACGATTCCCAGCCCTTTGTATCCCTGGATCGTGATCACGACCGGAATAATCTGAGTGACTTTGGTGTAGTTGGCATTGCTATTGGAGGTTGGAAGCAGGGAGAAGGTGCCTGCTGTAGCCAAACCAATGGAATCAATCCGTCCGGTTAAGGTCGTACCGGGGAAAGCATCCACATAGACATCTACGGTTTGCCCGACCTTGATGTCGCTGATCCGGGTCTCCTCGATATTGGCCGTGATCCAAAGATTGTTAAAATCATAAGCCCGGCCGAGTACGGTCCCTGCTCCAACCAAGGCACCTTCCGAGGCGGTGCTTTGCACGATCGTTCCAGCCGCAGGCATCGTAATGTCAACCGTAGTCCCTCCGGCGGTTACGGAACCGATTTTCTGTCCTGTGGTTAAATCTTTGCCGACATCGCCGGTCCATTGTTTCAATTGACCGCCCGCAGGAGAGACCAGGTTGATGGCTTGTCCCGATACCTGGGCATTATTCGTTTTCACATAACTTGTAGACTGGTTATAATAATAAATTCCTGCACCGGCACCAACCAATATAACGATAATGACAATTACATTGATTAATATGGCCTTAGAGCTCATGGCAATGGTTCATCTCCCTTACTGAAATCAATTTTTGAGTGGTTGTGGAGAGTTTCTCCGAAATCAGTTCCGGTTATCCGCTTGAAATGGCATTAATATTTACGGGCGGTTTGGACATCAATAATGAAAACATGAAGGATGATAAACTATCTAAACTATCTTGGAGAACAAGGGGAGACACTGATGAACGTATATGTAGTGTATGACAGCGACAGCGGCCATACCGAAATGCTCGCCAAATCCATTGCGCAAGGTGCGAAGGAAGCGGGGGCAGCGGTAGCGCTTCATCATGTAAATGAAGCTTCCGTCCATGATCTTGCCGATCAGGATGCCATTATTTGGGGATGTCCCGGACACTTTGGCACGATCAGCGACGGGTTAAAAGAATGGATCGACAAACTGGGTTACTTATGGGC
Encoded proteins:
- a CDS encoding DHA2 family efflux MFS transporter permease subunit: MAQISMGKTLSVLMLGAFISILNQTLLNVAIPHLMTDFNVSATTVQWLSTAYMLVNGVLIPITAFLIESFGTRMLFICSMLLFGIGSIICAVSPTFSIILIGRIIQASGAGIIMPVVMNVFLTVFPPEKRGAAMGTMGIAMMFAPAIGPTLSGWIVEHYTWRILFIMVIPLTALDILLAFAWLRNVSKLSSPKFDTLGTVFSTIGFGALLYGFSSAGSDGWSSPTVVLSLIIGGLFILFFVLRELGLEKPMLEFRVFKYDIFTISTLVGATVNMVMFGGMLLLPLYLQNIRSFTPLQSGLLLLPGAILMGIMSPISGRIFDRIGARPLAIIGLLITAVTTYEFSKLTSETTYGSIMTLYTIRSFGMSLLMMSVQTEGLNQLPRHLGSHGTAMSNTVRQIAGSIGTALLVTIMTTRSTVHMGNFSNTLTTNNPSAVQNVNELGQVLSTMGGLPPETAQATAIQTVYSLALRDSSIGGINDAFIVATWIAIGGLFFSLFLRRSVKWRPPKAAEKQVQPVPAQNAGE
- a CDS encoding HlyD family secretion protein, with product MAMSSKAILINVIVIIVILVGAGAGIYYYNQSTSYVKTNNAQVSGQAINLVSPAGGQLKQWTGDVGKDLTTGQKIGSVTAGGTTVDITMPAAGTIVQSTASEGALVGAGTVLGRAYDFNNLWITANIEETRISDIKVGQTVDVYVDAFPGTTLTGRIDSIGLATAGTFSLLPTSNSNANYTKVTQIIPVVITIQGYKGLGIVPGMNASVRVHI